The genomic window ATGCTATCAGAAACTGTTAAGGCCATATTTGGATTAACTGCTATGGAATCGAAAATCAAAGAAATCCATGGTCAGCAGATAGAGCAAAGAATAGGTGATTTTTTTAAAGAATTATATTTTTTAGGCTATGAACAAAACTTGAAAAATATCTAAAAATAAATATATTGAACATTAGGTTTCATAATATACATTTAAATAGAATTAATTGTCATAATTTCTTTAAAAATAAATTGGAATAATGTTGATTATTAGTATTTTATTTCGTGTTTTGTTTTTAAAAAAGTTCGAAACCTTTCTGAATGACTTGACAGGTTTCGAACTTTTGCCTCCAAGGAACATATGATTTGTGTTAAATGGTTGTTTTTTCACTGTTTTAATTTTGTGTAGAAAGTTCGAATCCTGTTTGGATCATTGTGTTTTTAAAGAGTCTTAGCTTCAAAACAGACTGAAAAAGATAAAATATTTGTTTTCTTTAAGAGATATTTTGTTTTAGAAAATAAAGAAAAACGGGGTAAAATACATTAAATAGGCTGATTGATGGGTATTTATAAATAAAATGACACCATTTGGCCTAAATTGTCCTAATGGTGTCATTAAGTGAGCGCGAAAGGATTCGAACCTTTGACCGTCTGCTTAGAAGGCAGATGCTCTATCCAGCTGAGCTACGCACCCATTGAATAATTTTGAGAAAACTATTGAAAACTGTCGGGGCGGCAGGATTCGAACCTGCGACCTCCTGGTCCCAAACCAGGCGCGATGACCGGACTACGCTACGCCCCGAAAAGATATATAGAAAAGCGGAGGGTAAGGGATTCGAACCCTTGCGACACTTTCGCGTCGACAGTTTAGCAAACTGCTCCGTTAACCACTCCGGCAACCCTCCTGTTTATCTTATTTTTTAATGATCGTTGTTCTGTTATTGCGAGTGCAAATATAGAACAGATTTCTTTATTTACCAAATATTTTTCAAGAAAAATTTGTGTATTTTTACGCTAATAAATGATTAAAAAAATAAACCAATGCGTAAGACATTATATATCATCGGCTTAAGTTTTTTTGTTTTTTCGTGCACTTCACAGAAAAGTGTTAAACAAAATACTTCTCGTACGAATAAACAGGTAATACAGCCCAAAACAACGATTGCAAAGGCCAATAATGAAAAGCAAAAGCCTCAGATTACCCATGATGGAGGCTCAGAGTTTTTTACGACAAATATTGCAGATGCAACCAAAAATAATAATACAATAAGCTACGGTTCTATTGTGTCGGCAAAACCGGCTGGATACAAAGTGGTAAAAACCTATTTTCCTGCTGTAGGACAGAATTTCAGACAGCGTTATTTAATTCTTCATTATACCGCTTTACCGGATGATAAATCGATCACAGTGCTTACACAGCAAGAAGTAAGTGCGCATTATCTTGTAAATAATACAGGAGATAACGAAATTTATCAACTGGTAGACGAAAATAAACGCGCTTATCATGCAGGCGTGAGCTCTTGGAGAAGTGATAAAAACCTTAATGATACTTCTATAGGCATAGAAATCGTGAACGCAGGCTTCAGAGCAGATTCAACGGGAAGTAGAGTATTTGCGGCTTTTAGTGATGATCAGATGAAAAAAGTAGCTGCATTGGCAAAAGATATTATTACAAGATATCAGATTCCACCAACGAATGTTTTGTCGCATTCGGATATTGCGCCGACCAGAAAACAAGATCCGGGGCCGCTGTTCCCATGGAAAAAGCTATATGACGAATATCAAATCGGAATGTGGTATGATGAAGCGACGAAACAGACTTTCTTTGAACAGGCGCAGCTGGATTTTACAACAAAATATAATGAGCCGTCTTTTATTTTCCTGATCCAGACCACTTTGCAGAAATTTGGGTACGGAGTTGAGCTGAACGGAGCTTGGGATGATACTACTAAAAAGACAATTGAAGCGTTTCAGTATCATTTCAGACCTCAGAAATATGATGGAGTAATGGATGCGGAAACCTGGGCAATTTTACAGGCTTTAAATCAAAAATATCCGATAAAATAAGTAATTTTGAAGTGCATCTTTAAGGATGCATTTTTTTCAAGAAATCATTAAGTTAAAAAATATTTTAATGGAAAATTATAGAAAGGAGAGCGATCTGTTAGGTGAACTAAATGTACCTGTAGACGCTTATTATGGTGTACAGACTCAAAGAGCGATAGAGAATTTTAAGATTTCGGGACAGCTGTTGTCTTCATATCCTGAATTCATAAAAGGGTTGGCTTTTGTAAAAAAAGCAGCGGCTAAAACCAATTATGAACTGGGGCTTCTTGATGAAAATTTATATTTCAAAATTGCTGAAACTTGTGATGAACTTGTGAATGGAGAATTGCATGAGCAGTTTCCTGTAGATATGATTCAGGGAGGAGCAGGAACTTCAGTCAATATGAATGCGAATGAAGTGATTGCCAACAGAGTATTGGAAAAGCTTGGAAAAAATAAAGGAGAATATGAATTCTGTTCTCCAAACGATCATATTAACCTTTCTCAGTCTACCAACGATGCTTATCCTACGGCAATCAAAATGGGATTGCTGCGGATGAATGATACTTTGGTAAGCAAGCTTGTGAAAATCGTTGAAGCGTTCCGTGAAAAAGGAAATGAATTTCAGGATGTCATTAAAATGGGGCGAACTCAGCTTCAGGATGCGGTTCCTATGACTTTAGGACAGGAATTTGAGGCATTTGCTGCTACCCTGGAAGAAGATATCTCTAAACTGAATAATAACGCTAATTTATTCGTAGAAGTCAATATGGGGGCAACAGCCATCGGAACAGGAATCAATGCTCCGTTAGGCTATGCTACGCTTTGTGCTAAGAATCTTGCGGAAATTATCGGTTATCCTATCGTTTCTGCACCGAATTTGGTAGAAGCAACTCCGGATACAGGATCGTACGTAATTTACTCTTCGGCAATGAAACGTTTAGCAGTGAAATTATCTAAAATCTGTAACGATTTAAGACTGTTATCATCAGGACCGAGAGCAGGGCTTTTTGAAATTAATTTACCTCCGATGCAGCCCGGTTCATCCATTATGCCGGGGAAAGTAAACCCTGTAATTCCGGAAGTAGTAAACCAGGTGTGTTATAAAGTAATCGGGAACGATCTTACCGTTACCTTTGCAGCAGAAGCAGGCCAGTTACAGCTGAACGTGATGGAACCTGTACTTTCTCATGCCATCATGGAAAACATCCATTTCCTTTGCAATGCTTTAGATACGCTTCGTGAAAAATGCGTAGTAGGAATTACTGCCAATAAAGAAGTGTGCTTAAACATGGTGAAACACAGTATCGGTATTGTAACGGCGTTAAACCCTTACATCGGGTACAAGCAGTCGACCCAGATTGCCAAAGAAGCGTTGGAAACAGGAAAAAGCGTGTATAACTTGGTCTTGGAAAAAGGAGTGCTTTCCCAGGAAAAACTGGATGAAATTCTTGATCCGAAAAATATGCTGAAACCCCATAACAAATAATACAAGCAAAAGATAAAAGCAATAATTTGTTGCTTTTATCTTTTGCCTTTTACTTTAAAAAATTGAAATTTTTAATCATAATTCCTGCGCATAATGAAGAGGCGCATTTGTCATTTACCTTAGAATCTTTACAGCATCAGCGTTTTAAAGACTTTAAAGTAGTGGTCGTTAATGACGGTTCTATCGATGCAACCCCTGAAATCATTAAAAGATTTACAGATGCGGATGCACGTTTTGAAACCATCAATCTTCAAAAATCTGCCCATCAACCCGGCTCAAAAGTAGTTGCTGCCTTTAAAAACGGTTTAAATACCCAAAATCTTAACGAATTTGAGATTATCTGTAAATTTGATGCAGATATCATTCTTCCTGATCATTATCTTGAAACCGTAGAAACCGCCTTTCAGAATCATCCTGAATATGGCTTGGTTGGAGGATTGCTTTCTGTAAAGAAAAACGGAAGTTGGGTATATGAAGGCAATTCAAATAAAAATCACGTTCGGGGGCCGTTGAAAGCGTACAGAAAAGAATGCTTTGAGGAAATGGGAGGAATGAGAGAAACCTTAGGTTGGGATAATATTGATGCTGTTTTACTCGAAAATTTAGGCTGGAAAGAAGTTGTTTTGCCTGAATTGCGGGTGAAATTATTAAAAGTAAAAGGAAGCGACTATACCATAAAACCGGCAGATTACTACGGAAGATACTTTTATTTCTTAGGATTAAACCGTTTTCTGGCATATGTAGCATCGTTAAAAGAAGCGATGAAGAATAAATCGTTGTCCTTTTTCTTACAAATTGTTAAAGCGTATGAAAGCTGTCGCTCACAAAAATTAGAATTGAAAATATCGAAAGACGAACAGCAGGTCATCAACAATCGGCGTTGGAATGCTTTGAAAAAGAAATGGTTGAAAATTTGAAAAAAATTGCCTACATAGAAATTGATACCCATGCTGAAATCGCACAGAACTTTTTAGGAGTGATGCGAGGTTCAGAAAATTTTTGGGTAGACTATTATTTTTCTGAAAAAATTAAAAAACAGGTTCAGGCAGATCGGGAAAACGTTTTTCTTTCAGACAGTTCGATGATTATTGAGCAGTTGAAATCAAAACAATACGATTTGATCATTGTCGGGACGGTTCACCGTTATTTCAATACCTTTCAGGCGATTGCAGAAAAATACAACACGGCTTTTATTGTTCATAATATCAATTTTACCACCCTTTCAAAATTCAATCTCTTCAAAAATATTTTTAAGGAAGATATTATTTACAGAATAAAATTATGGTGGAAAGAAGGGCTTTTTACTACTTCTACCGCTTATAAAAAGGCAAAATCATTATTGGTACTGGATGAAGCACTCCGTTCTGAAAAGTATAAATTTTTACCCCTTTTTTATACTGAAAATGTTCAAAGACAATTAGAAGAAAAGCTGGTTGTAGTCATTCCGGGAGGTGTTTCCCAGAAAAGAAGAGATTATAAAAGAGTTTTTTCGAAGATAAAAGAAATTGAGAATAGTTTTGAAGAAAGAGGGGCAGCAGAACAATTAATTGAATTTGTTTTTTTAGGAAAAGCAAAAGGTGTTGAATTAAAAGAAATTAAAGACTTAGAACATTCTCTTCAGTTTGTCACTATTCTATATTTTACGGAAAGGGTTTCTTCGGAAGATTTTGAAAAATGGATGCGGAAAGCGGACGTTTTGTGGTGCCCGATTCAGCAGGAAACAGAGTTTTTCAGCCAAAAGGAAGTGTATGGACAGACCAAAATGACTGGTAATTTGGGTGATGCTATCAAATTCGGTAAACTGGCTGTTTTTCCGCAAAATTATTCTTCAAAATTAGATTTCATTATTCCTGAAGAAGAAAATATAATGGAGCAGTTCGAAACGCTTAAAAACACTTCGTATGACTTTCAGGAAAAGTATAATAGAAAATCCGTTCAGGAAAACCTGGAAAATACTTTGATGAGCTTAGTTTCTATTTGAACTTAAAGATACTTTTGATAAAATTCTTATTCAAATAATCCTCAATCGGGAAAACCTTTGTGAAGTAATTTCCGATAAAAATCAAGACCAAAACAACAGCAGGCTTATACATCAGATTGATGAAGTTATTGTCAAAATTAGGCAAAACAATAGCTACCGTAATCGCTAAAGTACAGATGATGGAAACAAAAATCATTTCTATCGTCAACGGAGAAACTTTGAAAACAATATAGTTGAAAATAATTTTTACCAGATTGTATGTTGTCAAAGAAATTGCTGTGGATAAAGCGATCCCGACAAGTTTAAGCTCTGTGTTTTTAATGAAATAAAGATTCAGTCCGATGGTTAAACCTGCTAATAGAAGCATTACTAAAATATTGAAACGGTAATATTTTGAAAGAGAAATGATATTCCCGTTGAATCCCGTTGCCAGATCAATCAGAACAGCAGAGCCCCAAATCCAGATTACAGGTTCGTATATTCTCAGCATCACTCCGTTTTTAGGCATAAACTGAGTCAGGTAAGGAAAACCGACCATAATGCATGAAAACAGAACAGCTCCTAAAAAATATAAAGTGAGTGATGTTTTTTTGTGGAATCTGTCGAGTCCTTCCATATCGCCATCGGCGAGATGCTGACTGATAATAGGAGCGGAAATATTAAATAATCCCAGTTGCGGAATTGAGATCAGGGAAATTAAGGCATACAGAACAGAATAGATTCCGTTTTCTTCCATTCCCATAAATTCACCGATCATAAAGCTGTTGATGGCAAGATAATTTCCAAAAGTTCCTAAAAACCCAAAGAAACTGTAATTCAAAAATTCTTTCCAAAAACCGTCTTTTTTGAAATAGTCGGTACTTACATCGAAGTTTATTGCTTCCAGCTTATTGGTATAATAAATATATCCGAATAGCATTAAGGCAAATATTCCAAAGAAGAATGCCAATGCAATGTTTTGTGACAGAGAAAAATAAAAGAAAAGACAAAATGCACCCAGATTGGCAATTTTAGGAAAAAGATTATCAAAAACATTGGAAACTACGATTCTTTTGAAATTGGAAATGTATTTATTGAAAATTGCACAAAGTGATAAAACTAAAATTAAGGGTAAAATAATTTTTTTGATTTTCCAGGCTTCCGAATGGACGAATTTCGGATAAAAATAGGGAAGCGCAAAAAAGATAATAGAAAATAGAAGGAAATTAATTAAAATGCTGATCAGTGACAATGAAAGCATGTTCTGTGTTTTGCCGTCTTTCTGTAAAGCATGAAAAAACTTCACATTGGCATAAGAAATCCCGAAAACAACAAATGGAACAAGCATTTCTGCTGTTTGCATACTGTAGCGAAGCTTTCCGTAAAATTCAAAATCATTCGGGAAAATAAAAATTGCCGAAACTGTGCCCAGTAAAAAACCAATATACCCGATAATGGAATATTTGAAGCCTTGTCTTGCTACTAAACTCATAGGTTTTTTTATTGGATTTTAGGGGTGAAAATAATGTTATTGATGTATTCGGTTTTGTTTTTTTCGTCATTAATGTTTTTTAGCAGAATCTCTTCCGTTAATTTTTCCAGCTCAAAGTTTTTTCTGTTCAGGTATTTTACGTCAAATCCCCAGGAAGCTACTTCGGAAATTTCGTTCCAAATGGGCGTATCATGATGTCTTTGTTCCATTTCTACCATCAAAGTAGGCTGAAATTTCTGTATCGTTTCTTTAGCACCGTTCAGGGTTTTCATTTCATTGCCCTCAACATCTATTTTTATAAAGTCCAGTTTACTGATGGCTTGTTTTTTTGCCCAGTCATCGAGCTTTATTACTTCCACTTTTTCGGTATAGCTTTTTTCTTCACCTTTTTCTTTGTATGAAGTATTGAGCGTTCCTCGCGAAGCAATCATTTTTCCGTTAATAATCGGAACCTTAAATTCTGCAGTCGTATTTTCGTCAGAAAGGGCTAAAGAATGAACATTCATGTTAGGAAACAATCTTTTTAGCCTGTGAAACAGTTTTTTATTGGGTTCGAAACCATAAATATTCTGGGGTTTCAATTTGTCTTCCAGCTGATATAAAAACGTTCCTACGTTCGCTCCAATGTCAAAAATGACTGCATTGTCCTGAAGGTATTCTTTAATCCAAACCAGCTCGGGTTCTACATTGCGTGTAGAAAAATTTTCTTTGCTAAGCTTGTATAAGCTTTTAAAGTATCTTCTTTTGTAAAAACTCGGACTTATATATTGAAGTTTTTCTGCAATCCTTTGGTATAAAGACATTGGTGTAGTTTTAGAGGAGATGCAAAGATAAACAAAAATGTTAAATTGTTGTTAAAGTTGTCGAATTGTATTTATTTGATTATCAGTTGTTAATTTAGTTTTTGAGAAAAATAAAACGAGCATAAAATAAAACTATAAAAAAGGCGCATTTAAGAAATCATTCAGAGGTTTCATCAGTCTGAATATTTTTGCCAGTTTTTTTACAGCATCTTTATCCAGAATTTCTTCGTCTTTCAGAGAATATACGACGATGAAATTTTTTAGTTTTAAAAATTCTGCCATCGGATCTTCCTTTTCAAAACCCTGCGGAACTTTTTTCAGTTTATCATCCTGATCCAGTTCAGGGAAATGTTTTTTAAAATCTTTGTTGTTTAAAATATTCAGAAATTCATTTCCATAGAGCGAAATTTCCTTTCGAAGCTCCTTTAAAACAGCGGAATCAGGCATGTAAATTCCTCCGGCTATGAAAGATTTTCCGGGTTCTAAATGAAAATAGTAACCGCCTTTCTGACTTCCTTTTCCCATTCCCAAAGAAGCTCCGAAATTGGTTTTGTAAGGCGACTTGTCTTTAGAAAATCTTGTGTCTCTGTAAATTCTGAATAAAGATTTTTTAGCATCTATTTTTGAAAGTTCAGGATCAAAACCTGACATTTCCTGAAGAAGCTTTTCAATGAAAGCAATAAGATTTTGCTGAGATTCCGTGTAAAGGGCTTTATTTTCCGTAAACCATTCCCGATTGTTGTTTTCTCCCAGTTTTTGTAGAAAATTCAGTGTTTTTGAAGAAATTGCAGCAGGCATATTTTTTATTTTACTCAAAAATAATGAAATCTAAGTTGTTGTCAAAATTCATAATGTTTTAATTAATTGATAATTTTTAAAGATTTTTATTATGATCTAATGCGTAAATTGGGGTTTGATGTATTGATAAATTAAAAATAATTATTTTATGCTTTTTCTGTAGAAAATTCAAAATAATTAAGGTTTTCAAAAATAAAATTATTGATTTCGTAATATAGTATAAAATAAAATCCAAATAATAATTGTATCTTTGCAAAAATTTTAAAATATTTAATGAATTTATTTACGGAAACCAATTTAAGTCCTGACATTCTTAAGGCAATTGGCGAACTGGGTTACGAAAGCCCGACAGAAATCCAAAAACAGACTATCCCTTTTATTCTTTCAGATATTCGCGACTTGATCGCACTTGCGCAGACAGGGACAGGCAAAACAGCAGCGTTTTCGCTTCCGATTTTGGATATGATTGACGAAACGAGTCGCAAAATCCAATTATTGGTGCTTTGTCCGACACGAGAATTATGTCTTCAGATTACTAAAGACATAAAAAACTATTCTAAATACATGAGAGACATCAAAACTACAGCAGTGTATGGTGGAAGCAGTATTATGGAGCAAATCAGATCTTTGAAGGATAAACCGCAAATTATTGTGGGAACTCCGGGTAGAGTTATTGATTTAATTAATAGAAAAGCGCTTGACTTTTCGGCTATTCATTGGTTGGTTTTAGACGAAGCTGATGAAATGCTTTCAATGGGTTTCAAAGACGAATTGGAAACAATTTTGAGCGAGACTCCTGAAACGAAACAGACTTTCTTATTCTCGGCGACGATGAGTAAAGAAGTGGAAAGAATTTCTAAGAATTATCTGACAAAACCACACAGAATTTCTGTAGGTTCTATTAACGAGGTTAAGAAGAACATTAAGCATGAATATTATGTGACCGGTTACCGTCAGAAAAAAGAGGCTTTGAAGAGATTGATCGATTCAAACCCGAATCAGTATTCAATCATTTTCTGCAGAACGAGAATGGAAACTCAGGAAGTTGCCGATTTCCTGATGCAGAACGGTTATGCAGCAGATGCGCTTCATGGTGATCTTTCTCAGGCTCAGAGAGATACGGTAATGAAGAAGTTCAGATTGAAAAACATTGATATCCTGGTAGCGACAGACGTTGCAGCAAGAGGACTGGATGTAAACTCTCTGACTCACGTTATCCATTATTCTTTACCTGATGATCCGGAAGTATTCGTTCACAGAAGTGGTAGAACGGGTAGAGCAGGAAAAGACGGGATTTCAATCGCTTTGATCAAGCCTGAAGAAAGCAGAAAACTTAAACAGATAAAATCAGTTACTAAAATTGAGATTAACGAAGCTAAAATTCCGACAGGAGAAGATATCGTTAAAGCTCAGGTAGGAGGGGTTTTTGAAAGTCTTTTTGAGGTACACGAAGATTTCTTTGAATTTGATGATGCTTTAATTCCTGATTTATCAGCGTTTACAAAAGAAGAATTGGTTCACAAATTACTTCAGTTCCAATTGAAAGATATTGCTCTTTATTACAAAGACAGACATGATCTTATGGAGCAGAAACTAAGCAGCAGAGATGATGACGGTGGATCAAGAAGAGACAGAAGAGATCGTGACAGAGGAAGAGATCGCGACAGAGGAGACAGAAACGAAAGAAGCGGAGACAGAAGAGAACGTGGCGGAAAACCTAGAAGAAAGAATGATGATATGGTAAGATTCTTCTTTAATCTTGGTAAAAAAGATCAATTGAAGAAGCTTGACGTTCTGGATATTATCAACAAAGCTACTTCAAACGGAAAAAGCAAAAAAAGAGCTGAAATTGGAGATATTGAAATTTTAGAGAAATTCTCTTTCTTTGAAGTTGAAAAATCGTTCAAGGGAGATCTTTTGAGTAATATTTCAAACATGAAGTTCAGAGGTAAAGATATGAGAGCTGAAGAGGCTAACTAATCAACTGAAAATAGATAAAAAACCGGCTGTAAAGTCGGTTTTTTTGTTTGATAATCAATAGTTAACGCAATGTTAACAAAACTTAATGCAACATGCTTTCAGGTAAGATGCTTTTTTAAGAAATTTGCACACGAATTATAAAAACTTAAAAATGGGAATTGGTAATATTTTCCACGCTTTTCAACCAAAAGATAAAATCTTCTTTGTGCTTTTTGAAAAAGTAACTGAAAACCTGGTAGCAATGTCTGAGGAATTCAACCACGGAATCAAAGACTTCGATCTTAACGATGATTCTATGTTGAAAAAGATGAGCGATTATGAACACAAAAATGATGAGCTTACTCATGAGATCTTCGTAGAATTAGGGAAAAACTTCATTACTCCGTTCGATAGAGAAGATATCCACACATTAGCAACAGGATTAGACGATATCGCAGATTATATCTACGCTTCTACAAAATATATTTTCCTATACAAGTCGCCTGAAATGAAGGCGTATTCAGATTTCTCTTTATTGATTCATAAAGCATGTCTTGAGATTCAGAATGCGATGAAAAACCTTAAAGGGTTCAAAAATATGGAGCAGGTAAAAGAAGCTTGTATTAAAGTAAACTCTATTGAAAACATTGCAGACGATTTGTTGTCAAATTCTATGGTAGAATTGTTCGAAACAAACGACGCGATCAATATTATCAAAGTTTCATCTGTCCTTAATTATCTTGAAGTAGTAACTGACAAAGCAGAAGATGTTGCCAACACGATTGAGAACATCATGATTAAATACGCTTAATTAATAATTATAATTAACAAATGGAATTTCCGATTTTACTTATAGTTATTATTGCCTTGGCTTTAATCTTCGATTACATCAATGGTTTCCATGATGCTGCCAATTCAATTGCGACTATTGTTTCTACAAAAGTTTTAACTCCGTTCCAGGCTGTACTTTGGGCAGCACTTTGGAATTTCGCCGCTTTCTTTATTGCGGCTTATATTATCGGAGAATTTAAAATTGGTAATACAATTGCCAAGACCGTAAACGAGAATTTTATCACCCTTGAAGTTATATTTTCCGGACTTGTAGCAGCCATCGCCTGGAACCTTCTGACGTGGTGGTTTGGTATTCCTTCCTCTTCTTCACATACCTTGATCGGAGGATTTTTGGGAGCTGCTTTAATGCACGCTTTTATGATGGATTATCATGCAGTTGCCGCAGCACAACCGGATCTAGGTGTTTGGGAAACCATTAAAGAAGCTTTCAGTCAGGTTACCCATCAAAGTGTGGTTAAATTTGATAAAGTAATTCCTATTTTCCTGTTTATTTTCATGGCTCCGATTCTAGGGATGATTATTTCAATTATTATCACTTTAATTATTGTTCATCTTTATAAAAGATCAAACCCACATAAAGCTGATAAATCTTTCAAAAGATTACAATTGGCATCTTCGGCTTTGTTTAGTTTAGGACATGGTTTGAATGATGCTCAGAAAGTAATGGGTATTATTGGAGCAGCTGTGATTTATTATCATGTGAATATGCTTCAGGATGCACAATATTTGAATATTGCTTCAGTAGACCGTTTCGATTATTTTGCTTCTCATTATATCTGGGTTCCGTTGGTTTCGTTCATCGCAATCGCTTTAGGAACGATGAGTGGAGGTTGGAAGATCATTAAAACAATGGGAACTAAAATTACAAAAGTAACTTCACTGGAAGGAGTAAGTGCTGAAACTGCGGGGGCAATTACATTGTTCATTACAGATCACTTTGGTATTCCTGTTTCTACAACACACACGATTACTGGTTCTATCATCGGGGTTGGATTAACAAAAAGAATTTCTGCCGTAAGATGGGGGATTACCGTAAGCCTTCTTTGGGCCTGGGTGTTAACTATTCCGATTTCAGCAATTGTTGCAGGGATAACTTATCTTGTAGTGACATTTTTGACTTAAAATTTATTTTAAATAATAATGAAACTTTGCTCATTTGGGCAAAGTTTTTTGTTTTATAAAGCCCTGAAAAATCGTATTTTTGTTCAAATTATTAGAATTTATGGAATTTTTAGACAGATACCAACAGCTTGTTGCGGATGCTATTCAAAAGTATACTTTCAAAGATAAGCCTGCAGAATTATATGATCCGATGAACTACATTATTTCACATGGTGGAAAGCGTCTTCGTCCGATTATGGTTTTAATGGCGTGTGATTTATTTGGAGGAGACTTGAAGCAGGCAATAAAACCGGCTTTGGCTATCGAGTTTTTCCATAATTTCACACTGATCCATGATGATATTATGGATGAAGCTCCTCTGAGAAGAAATAAACCGACTATTCATACTTTGCACGGAATTAACGTAGGAATTCTTTCAGGAGACGGATTAATGCTGAAAGCCTATAAGTTTTTCGAAGATCTTGAACCTGAGATTTTCAAAGCTTGTATCAGAATCTTCACTCATACAGGTTTGCTTTTATGTGAAGGACAGCAGTATGACATCAATTTTGAAACGCAGGAAAATGTTACTTTTGATGATTACATCAGAATGATTACCTATAAAACAGGAGTTTTGAGTGCTTCTTCTTTCGAAATCGGAGCATTGAT from Chryseobacterium camelliae includes these protein-coding regions:
- a CDS encoding polyprenyl synthetase family protein is translated as MEFLDRYQQLVADAIQKYTFKDKPAELYDPMNYIISHGGKRLRPIMVLMACDLFGGDLKQAIKPALAIEFFHNFTLIHDDIMDEAPLRRNKPTIHTLHGINVGILSGDGLMLKAYKFFEDLEPEIFKACIRIFTHTGLLLCEGQQYDINFETQENVTFDDYIRMITYKTGVLSASSFEIGALIAKANFKDAKAIFNFGKHIGIAFQIMDDYLDVFGDQAQFGKKHAGDIYENKKTVLYLMAREYATEEERKELDYWYSKKTDNIDKVYGVEKIFRRTKVDEKALRLIEKHNEIGQSYLQKIDIPEEKKKPFAELANYLLRRES
- a CDS encoding inorganic phosphate transporter, whose protein sequence is MEFPILLIVIIALALIFDYINGFHDAANSIATIVSTKVLTPFQAVLWAALWNFAAFFIAAYIIGEFKIGNTIAKTVNENFITLEVIFSGLVAAIAWNLLTWWFGIPSSSSHTLIGGFLGAALMHAFMMDYHAVAAAQPDLGVWETIKEAFSQVTHQSVVKFDKVIPIFLFIFMAPILGMIISIIITLIIVHLYKRSNPHKADKSFKRLQLASSALFSLGHGLNDAQKVMGIIGAAVIYYHVNMLQDAQYLNIASVDRFDYFASHYIWVPLVSFIAIALGTMSGGWKIIKTMGTKITKVTSLEGVSAETAGAITLFITDHFGIPVSTTHTITGSIIGVGLTKRISAVRWGITVSLLWAWVLTIPISAIVAGITYLVVTFLT
- a CDS encoding DUF47 domain-containing protein, translating into MGIGNIFHAFQPKDKIFFVLFEKVTENLVAMSEEFNHGIKDFDLNDDSMLKKMSDYEHKNDELTHEIFVELGKNFITPFDREDIHTLATGLDDIADYIYASTKYIFLYKSPEMKAYSDFSLLIHKACLEIQNAMKNLKGFKNMEQVKEACIKVNSIENIADDLLSNSMVELFETNDAINIIKVSSVLNYLEVVTDKAEDVANTIENIMIKYA
- a CDS encoding DEAD/DEAH box helicase; this encodes MNLFTETNLSPDILKAIGELGYESPTEIQKQTIPFILSDIRDLIALAQTGTGKTAAFSLPILDMIDETSRKIQLLVLCPTRELCLQITKDIKNYSKYMRDIKTTAVYGGSSIMEQIRSLKDKPQIIVGTPGRVIDLINRKALDFSAIHWLVLDEADEMLSMGFKDELETILSETPETKQTFLFSATMSKEVERISKNYLTKPHRISVGSINEVKKNIKHEYYVTGYRQKKEALKRLIDSNPNQYSIIFCRTRMETQEVADFLMQNGYAADALHGDLSQAQRDTVMKKFRLKNIDILVATDVAARGLDVNSLTHVIHYSLPDDPEVFVHRSGRTGRAGKDGISIALIKPEESRKLKQIKSVTKIEINEAKIPTGEDIVKAQVGGVFESLFEVHEDFFEFDDALIPDLSAFTKEELVHKLLQFQLKDIALYYKDRHDLMEQKLSSRDDDGGSRRDRRDRDRGRDRDRGDRNERSGDRRERGGKPRRKNDDMVRFFFNLGKKDQLKKLDVLDIINKATSNGKSKKRAEIGDIEILEKFSFFEVEKSFKGDLLSNISNMKFRGKDMRAEEAN